One genomic segment of Sminthopsis crassicaudata isolate SCR6 chromosome 4, ASM4859323v1, whole genome shotgun sequence includes these proteins:
- the TOB1 gene encoding protein Tob1: MQLEIQVALNFIISYLYNKLPRRRVNIFGEELERLLKKKYEGHWYPEKPYKGSGFRCIHIGDKVDPVIEQASKESGLDIDDVRGNLPQDLSVWIDPFEVSYQIGEKGPVKVLYVDDNNENGCELDKEIKNSFNPEAQVFMPISDPASSVSSSPSPPFGHSAAVSPTFMPRSTQPLTFTTATFAATKFGSTKMKNSGRSNKVARTSPTNLGLNVNDLLKQKAISSSMHSLYGLGLGSQQQPQQQQQQQQPSQQQQQQQKTSALSPNAKEFIFPNMQGQGSNNGMFPGDSPLNLSPLQYSNAFDMFAAYGGLNEKSFVDGLNFSLNNMQYSNQQFQPVMAN; the protein is encoded by the coding sequence ATGCAGCTTGAAATCCAAGTAGcactaaattttattatttcgTATTTGTACAATAAGCTTCCCAGGCGACGAGTCAACATTTTTGGTGAAGAACTTGAAAGActtcttaaaaagaaatatgaagggCACTGGTATCCAGAAAAGCCATACAAAGGATCAGGGTTTAGATGTATACATATAGGGGATAAAGTGGACCCAGTGATTGAACAAGCATCCAAAGAGAGTGGTTTGGACATTGATGATGTTCGTGGAAACCTGCCCCAGGATCTTAGTGTTTGGATCGATCCATTTGAGGTTTCATACCAAATTGGTGAAAAGGGACCAGTGAAGGTGCTGTATGTggatgataataatgaaaatggaTGTGAGTTGGATAAGGAGATCAAAAACAGCTTTAATCCAGAGGCCCAGGTGTTTATGCCAATAAGTGACCCAGCTTCATCAGTGTCCAGCTCTCCATCTCCTCCCTTTGGCCACTCTGCTGCTGTAAGTCCTACTTTCATGCCCCGATCCACTCAGCCTTTAACCTTTACCACTGCCACTTTTGCTGCCACCAAGTTTGGCTCgaccaaaatgaaaaatagtggCCGTAGCAACAAGGTTGCACGCACTTCTCCCACCAACCTCGGCTTGAATGTGAATGACCTCTTGAAGCAGAAAGCCATTTCTTCCTCAATGCACTCTCTCTATGGGCTTGGCCTGGGCAGCCAGCAGCagccacagcagcagcagcagcaacagcagccatcacagcagcagcagcagcagcagaagaccTCTGCTCTTTCTCCTAATGCAAAGGAGTTTATTTTCCCTAATATGCAGGGTCAAGGTAGTAACAATGGAATGTTCCCAGGTGACAGCCCCCTTAACCTCAGTCCTCTCCAATACAGTAATGCCTTTGATATGTTTGCGGCCTATGGAGGCCTCAACGAGAAGTCTTTTGTGGATGGCTTGAATTTTAGCTTAAATAACATGCAGTATTCTAACCAGCAATTCCAGCCAGTTATggctaactaa